In one Myxocyprinus asiaticus isolate MX2 ecotype Aquarium Trade chromosome 29, UBuf_Myxa_2, whole genome shotgun sequence genomic region, the following are encoded:
- the LOC127420099 gene encoding transmembrane protein 240-like isoform X1, with the protein MHMITTTMIFMILGASVVMAIACLMDMNALLDRFHNYILPHLRGEDRVCHCNCGRHHVHYVIPYDGDHSLVDSSENYFVSDSVTKQEMDLMLGLLLGFCISWLLLWLDGALHCAVRAWRASRYYDTPSWSWLPQFCNLRDLRRRAQLRQLEDSSGNMVHIKQKLYHNGHPSPRHL; encoded by the exons ATGCATATGATCACAACCACCATGATTTTTATGATCCTCGGTGCTTCAGTTGTAATG GCGATAGCGTGTTTAATGGACATGAACGCACTCCTGGACCGCTTTCACAACTACATCTTACCGCATTTACGAGGGGAAGACCGCGTGTGTCATTGCAACTGTGGAAG GCATCATGTTCACTACGTAATTCCATATGACGGAGACCATTCACTCGTGGACTCATCTGAGAATTACTTTGTGAGTGACAGTGTGACCAAACAGGAGATGGACCTCATGCTGGGGCTGTTGTTGGGGTTCTGTATCAGCTGGCTGCTGTTGTGGCTGGATGGAGCTTTGCACTGTGCTGTGAGGGCCTGGAGAGCCAGTCGCTATTATG ATACCCCTTCCTGGTCATGGTTACCCCAGTTCTGTAACCTTCGGGACCTCCGTAGACGTGCACAGCTGCGGCAACTAGAGGATTCCAGTGGAAACATGGTGCATATCAAGCAGAAGCTCTATCATAATGGTCATCCCAGCCCCCGCCACCTCTGA
- the LOC127420096 gene encoding succinate dehydrogenase [ubiquinone] iron-sulfur subunit, mitochondrial isoform X3, with amino-acid sequence MSFVSTSLFRSADAFRNSRALMLVRYAQTAAAPAPEPRIKKFQIYRWDPDTPGDKPRMQTYEIDLNTCGPMVLDALIKIKNEIDPTLTFRRSCREGICGSCAMNINGGNTLACLNKIDSNTSKVTKIYPLPHMYVVKDLVPDMSNFYAQYKSIEPYLKKKDESKQGKEQYLQSIEDRQKLAYRWMIDSRDDFTEERLSKLQDPFSLYRCHTIMNCTKTCPKGLNPGKAIAQIKKMMAVYKENR; translated from the exons ATGTCGTTTGTGTCCACGTCTCTCTTTCGCAGCGCTGATGCTTTTCGCAACTCTAGAGCACTGATG CTGGTGCGATATGCCCAGACTGCTGCTGCCCCTGCCCCTGAGCCAAGAATAAAGAAATTTCAGATTTACAGATGGGACCCTGACACACCTGGTGACAAGCCACGCATGCAAACCTATGAAATTGATTTGAACAC ATGCGGTCCGATGGTTCTTGATGCCCtcatcaaaattaaaaatgaGATCGACCCGACACTGACCTTCAGACGTTCTTGTAGAGAGG GTATCTGTGGTTCATGTGCTATGAACATCAACGGGGGCAACACGTTAGCCTGTTTAAACAAAATTGATTCAAATACCAGCAAAGTGACAAAGATTTACCCTCTTCCTCACATGTATGTTGTGAAAGATCTTGTCCCT GATATGAGCAACTTTTATGCACAGTACAAGTCCATTGAGCCTTATCTGAAGAAGAAGGACGAGTCAAAACAGGGAAAGGAACAGTACCTCCAGTCAATCGAGGACCGTCAAAAGCTG GCATATAGGTGGATGATTGACTCTCGTGATGACTTTACAGAAGAGCGTCTCTCCAAATTACAGGATCCTTTCTCCCTTTACCGCTGTCACACAATAATGAACTGTACAAAGACATGTCCCAAG GGACTCAATCCTGGAAAAGCCATCGcacaaattaagaaaatgatgGCAGTTTATAAAGAAAACCGATAA
- the LOC127420096 gene encoding succinate dehydrogenase [ubiquinone] iron-sulfur subunit, mitochondrial isoform X1: protein MSFVSTSLFRSADAFRNSRALMLVRYAQTAAAPAPEPRIKKFQIYRWDPDTPGDKPRMQTYEIDLNTCGPMVLDALIKIKNEIDPTLTFRRSCREGICGSCAMNINGGNTLACLNKIDSNTSKVTKIYPLPHMYVVKDLVPDMSNFYAQYKSIEPYLKKKDESKQGKEQYLQSIEDRQKLDGLYECILCACCSTSCPSYWWNGDKYLGPAVLMQAYRWMIDSRDDFTEERLSKLQDPFSLYRCHTIMNCTKTCPKGLNPGKAIAQIKKMMAVYKENR from the exons ATGTCGTTTGTGTCCACGTCTCTCTTTCGCAGCGCTGATGCTTTTCGCAACTCTAGAGCACTGATG CTGGTGCGATATGCCCAGACTGCTGCTGCCCCTGCCCCTGAGCCAAGAATAAAGAAATTTCAGATTTACAGATGGGACCCTGACACACCTGGTGACAAGCCACGCATGCAAACCTATGAAATTGATTTGAACAC ATGCGGTCCGATGGTTCTTGATGCCCtcatcaaaattaaaaatgaGATCGACCCGACACTGACCTTCAGACGTTCTTGTAGAGAGG GTATCTGTGGTTCATGTGCTATGAACATCAACGGGGGCAACACGTTAGCCTGTTTAAACAAAATTGATTCAAATACCAGCAAAGTGACAAAGATTTACCCTCTTCCTCACATGTATGTTGTGAAAGATCTTGTCCCT GATATGAGCAACTTTTATGCACAGTACAAGTCCATTGAGCCTTATCTGAAGAAGAAGGACGAGTCAAAACAGGGAAAGGAACAGTACCTCCAGTCAATCGAGGACCGTCAAAAGCTG GATGGCCTGTATGAATGCATCCTCTGTGCGTGCTGCAGCACAAGTTGTCCTAGTTATTGGTGGAATGGAGATAAATATCTTGGCCCAGCTGTGCTTA TGCAGGCATATAGGTGGATGATTGACTCTCGTGATGACTTTACAGAAGAGCGTCTCTCCAAATTACAGGATCCTTTCTCCCTTTACCGCTGTCACACAATAATGAACTGTACAAAGACATGTCCCAAG GGACTCAATCCTGGAAAAGCCATCGcacaaattaagaaaatgatgGCAGTTTATAAAGAAAACCGATAA
- the LOC127420096 gene encoding succinate dehydrogenase [ubiquinone] iron-sulfur subunit, mitochondrial isoform X2: protein MLVRYAQTAAAPAPEPRIKKFQIYRWDPDTPGDKPRMQTYEIDLNTCGPMVLDALIKIKNEIDPTLTFRRSCREGICGSCAMNINGGNTLACLNKIDSNTSKVTKIYPLPHMYVVKDLVPDMSNFYAQYKSIEPYLKKKDESKQGKEQYLQSIEDRQKLDGLYECILCACCSTSCPSYWWNGDKYLGPAVLMQAYRWMIDSRDDFTEERLSKLQDPFSLYRCHTIMNCTKTCPKGLNPGKAIAQIKKMMAVYKENR, encoded by the exons atg CTGGTGCGATATGCCCAGACTGCTGCTGCCCCTGCCCCTGAGCCAAGAATAAAGAAATTTCAGATTTACAGATGGGACCCTGACACACCTGGTGACAAGCCACGCATGCAAACCTATGAAATTGATTTGAACAC ATGCGGTCCGATGGTTCTTGATGCCCtcatcaaaattaaaaatgaGATCGACCCGACACTGACCTTCAGACGTTCTTGTAGAGAGG GTATCTGTGGTTCATGTGCTATGAACATCAACGGGGGCAACACGTTAGCCTGTTTAAACAAAATTGATTCAAATACCAGCAAAGTGACAAAGATTTACCCTCTTCCTCACATGTATGTTGTGAAAGATCTTGTCCCT GATATGAGCAACTTTTATGCACAGTACAAGTCCATTGAGCCTTATCTGAAGAAGAAGGACGAGTCAAAACAGGGAAAGGAACAGTACCTCCAGTCAATCGAGGACCGTCAAAAGCTG GATGGCCTGTATGAATGCATCCTCTGTGCGTGCTGCAGCACAAGTTGTCCTAGTTATTGGTGGAATGGAGATAAATATCTTGGCCCAGCTGTGCTTA TGCAGGCATATAGGTGGATGATTGACTCTCGTGATGACTTTACAGAAGAGCGTCTCTCCAAATTACAGGATCCTTTCTCCCTTTACCGCTGTCACACAATAATGAACTGTACAAAGACATGTCCCAAG GGACTCAATCCTGGAAAAGCCATCGcacaaattaagaaaatgatgGCAGTTTATAAAGAAAACCGATAA
- the LOC127420099 gene encoding transmembrane protein 240-like isoform X2, whose amino-acid sequence MDMNALLDRFHNYILPHLRGEDRVCHCNCGRHHVHYVIPYDGDHSLVDSSENYFVSDSVTKQEMDLMLGLLLGFCISWLLLWLDGALHCAVRAWRASRYYDTPSWSWLPQFCNLRDLRRRAQLRQLEDSSGNMVHIKQKLYHNGHPSPRHL is encoded by the exons ATGGACATGAACGCACTCCTGGACCGCTTTCACAACTACATCTTACCGCATTTACGAGGGGAAGACCGCGTGTGTCATTGCAACTGTGGAAG GCATCATGTTCACTACGTAATTCCATATGACGGAGACCATTCACTCGTGGACTCATCTGAGAATTACTTTGTGAGTGACAGTGTGACCAAACAGGAGATGGACCTCATGCTGGGGCTGTTGTTGGGGTTCTGTATCAGCTGGCTGCTGTTGTGGCTGGATGGAGCTTTGCACTGTGCTGTGAGGGCCTGGAGAGCCAGTCGCTATTATG ATACCCCTTCCTGGTCATGGTTACCCCAGTTCTGTAACCTTCGGGACCTCCGTAGACGTGCACAGCTGCGGCAACTAGAGGATTCCAGTGGAAACATGGTGCATATCAAGCAGAAGCTCTATCATAATGGTCATCCCAGCCCCCGCCACCTCTGA